In Verrucomicrobiota bacterium, the genomic stretch CAGAATCGCCCGGTGACGGATTGGGTGCAACCCGTGCCTGGCAAACCGCTCACCTTTCAGACCAAGGGCGTTGGGCGTCCGTCCGACCTCACTCTGACCGCCTTTTATGCCATGACGCCGCAACGCTACAGCATCTACTGGGACATGCTTACCGCCGAACAATATCAAGCACGCCTGACCGACGAAGAAAATGAGGCCCGACGCGCACAGGCTTGGGCGGCGCGCACAGTGGATTCGGTGAAAATTGGCGATGACACCTCGGAGAAGGCACACAACCTCAAGGGCGAAAACACCAGTTCCGGCCCCTTTTCCAGCCGCACCTACCGCCACGCCCTCAACGGCGGCTGGTTTGCGTATGATCTGAAGGTGACACCCGACCAACCGGCCAAACTGCTCTGCACCTATTGGGGCAATGATGGCGTCCGCACGTTTGATCTCACCGTGAACGGCACCTTTTTGGCCACCCAGAAACTCAATCGCGAGCATCCGGGAGAATTTTTTGACGTCGAATACGATCTGCCGCCAGCGGTCATCGCCGGCCAATCCAAAGTCACGATCAAATTCCGAGGACAACCCGGCCAAACCGCAGGCGGCCTGTTTGATTTGCGAATCCTCAAGCCGTAAGCCAACGGCCTTGAACCACTAGCGCCGGTGCGCAGCCACATGGTTGTGGTGTTTTTGTGGGAAAAACGATTTTGCAGAAAAATTTTCAGGCTGAAACAGGGAATTCCGCTTTCGGGATTCGGAATTCGGAATTCGGGTTTCCGCTAACGCGTCCCGCGTCCCGCCGGAGCCGTGATTCCCATCCCTAACAGCGGGATCAGATCCCGCGCCTCGGTTTCTCCATAATTAAAGATGGTGAACCCGCCAGTATGATTCTTCCGGCTGATCTGGATTTGCTCGATGACGCGGTCCGGCATCATCTGGTGGAAGGTGCTGATGCCGATGCCGGGATAGATCGGCACTTTCCCCGCCCACTCCACCTGCTGACGGACCATGTTTTCGAAGCTGGTGTTGCTGGGCGTGTAATCCATCGGGCAAAGGAAATCCACGTAGCCGCGGTCGCACCACAGTTTCCAGTCCTGCCCGACGGAGTCGCGGTCAGTCGTCCAATGACGGAACACGGCGGCGGAAATCTTGATGCCGGGCCGGATTTGCCGGGCCTGTTCGCTCACGGCCTTGACCACCGTGGTGATGTTCTCGCGCCGCCAATCCAGCCAGCGGGCGCGCTGCGCGCCATCCGCCTGCACGGCGCGCGGCCAGTTCTTCAGCGACGCGCCCAGCACCTTCTCAAACCGTTCCCGGCAACCGGCGCAGAAGCAATGGCTGCCGTCCGGATAACGGATGTAATCGAAGTGAATGCCGTCCACCGGGTACTTGCGCGCAACTTCCACCATGGTGGCGATCTCCAGCTTTTGATTCTCCGGATGCGAGGGGCACAGCCACGGTTCCTCTTTGCCCTGGGCATCCGCCTGCAAGCGCTGCTCCTGGCGCATCTTATCGAGGAACGACTTCGGCACGTGATGACCGGTGTTCCAATTCACTTTCCACACGTGAATCTGCACGCCGTACTTCCGGCAGGCTACGAGGCATTTCGCGATCTGGTCGCCGCGCGTCGCCACCTCGGGAACAACCGGCAGCAGGTCGCTGGGATAAAACGCCGAGCCGCCCCAAAGCATGTTGGGCAGGATGGCCGTGAAACCGCTCTCCGCCAGGCGGCGGATGGCCTCATCCCATTCCATGCCATTAACCCCAAACGCGCTGTGGCACCAGAAGGCGCGGAACTCCGCTAGCTGCGCCGTTTGCGCGCGGCAATACGCCTCCAGCAGGGAGTGCCGGACGATCTCGGCCTGGTCCAGCGCTTCGCCATACTTGGCCTGGCTGCATAATTGCGCATGGGCCTGGCGCGCACTCTTCGCCGCCGCCAGCGCGGTATTCACGGCGGCACGGTCGCCGGAGATCGCGGTGATCCGACTGATGGCATCGTCCATGCCCTGGTATCCCGCAAAATTCCCAGCCTGCGCCAGCGCATTCGCCGCCGTCCGTTGCCACAGCTCGGGCACCAGGGAACCGGCCATGGCCAGCAGCATGCGCCGTTTGGCCGCGCCACCGTCCTGCAACAGCACATGCGTCATCACGATGCCATGGGCAGAACCAAGAATGGCCGCGTGCCCCGTGGGTTTCCCCTGAGCATCCAGCCAATCCGCGAGCACCCGCCCCTGCCCTGCCACGGGCTTGTAGCTATGCACATTCCAGGAATGCTGCGCCACGTGCGGCGGCGCGCCGGGCACCGCATCTGCGGCAAAGCGAATGGTCGAGAAATATCCGGGCGACGGTTCCCGGACATGGGCTCCAGCCTGCACACCGAGCACCGCGAGCAGCTTCGCGGGCACGCTGTAAAACACCATCAGCTTGCCACCCTGCTGCACATATTGAACCAGGGCGTCCGCCACGCTGTCCGGCAACCTTGGGTTATGCGGCAGCACCACCAGCTTGGCCGCGCGCAACTGTTCCAGGGTGACATCCAAATCGCTGACCATCGCGCTGGGCAACCCCAGCCCTTGGAAGGTGGTGGCCATCTGCTCGCTGAATTCCTCGATGGACTTGGCTTCCGCGCGGTCGGCATGCACGGCGGAATCCGCGCGCAGCACCGCGACCAGGCTATCCGTGCCCAGCACGCCCGTGCGCCGGATATCACGCAGGAAGAACTCCGTGTTGGCATCCTTGCCGTGCCAGGCGGAGATGCGCAGTGTGCGGATTTTGCTCCAGCCCGCCGGCTTGCCCTCGCTGCGGGCGGCGGCCTTTTCGATCGTGACGGTGCTCCAGCCATTGGTGGTTTCGGGAAAGAACGTGGTGCTGTACCACCCCTCGCCGCTCTGGAAATACACAGAGAAACCGGAGATGGGCGCCGTATCGCGGCACCAAATCTGGAATTGAATGCCGCGGCTGGTGCTCAGATCCACATTGACCGCGCGGTCCCACGAGGCGCGCTCCATCGTGGTGCCGGTAAAGTTGCAGGGCATGCGGACACCCCGCTCGCCGCCCGCCTCCCCCGGCGCCACGGCGGCACTGCCGCGCATGGGTTGCCACGCCGCCTTCGCCGCCGCCTCGCTGGCGTACTGGCAGGAATCAATGATTGCTGGGTCCGTCGCCGCCCCCGCCAACCAAGGGAGCCACGCCGTCGCCAAAAGTGCCAAGGTGTGTTTCATGGAGCCACACTAACAGAAATTGTCTTGCGAATACCACCCATTTTCTATCGTCTATGGATCATGATGTTTTGCAGCAGACTCGGGTTGCTCGGCGCGG encodes the following:
- a CDS encoding family 10 glycosylhydrolase, which gives rise to MKHTLALLATAWLPWLAGAATDPAIIDSCQYASEAAAKAAWQPMRGSAAVAPGEAGGERGVRMPCNFTGTTMERASWDRAVNVDLSTSRGIQFQIWCRDTAPISGFSVYFQSGEGWYSTTFFPETTNGWSTVTIEKAAARSEGKPAGWSKIRTLRISAWHGKDANTEFFLRDIRRTGVLGTDSLVAVLRADSAVHADRAEAKSIEEFSEQMATTFQGLGLPSAMVSDLDVTLEQLRAAKLVVLPHNPRLPDSVADALVQYVQQGGKLMVFYSVPAKLLAVLGVQAGAHVREPSPGYFSTIRFAADAVPGAPPHVAQHSWNVHSYKPVAGQGRVLADWLDAQGKPTGHAAILGSAHGIVMTHVLLQDGGAAKRRMLLAMAGSLVPELWQRTAANALAQAGNFAGYQGMDDAISRITAISGDRAAVNTALAAAKSARQAHAQLCSQAKYGEALDQAEIVRHSLLEAYCRAQTAQLAEFRAFWCHSAFGVNGMEWDEAIRRLAESGFTAILPNMLWGGSAFYPSDLLPVVPEVATRGDQIAKCLVACRKYGVQIHVWKVNWNTGHHVPKSFLDKMRQEQRLQADAQGKEEPWLCPSHPENQKLEIATMVEVARKYPVDGIHFDYIRYPDGSHCFCAGCRERFEKVLGASLKNWPRAVQADGAQRARWLDWRRENITTVVKAVSEQARQIRPGIKISAAVFRHWTTDRDSVGQDWKLWCDRGYVDFLCPMDYTPSNTSFENMVRQQVEWAGKVPIYPGIGISTFHQMMPDRVIEQIQISRKNHTGGFTIFNYGETEARDLIPLLGMGITAPAGRGTR